The following proteins come from a genomic window of Gossypium raimondii isolate GPD5lz chromosome 5, ASM2569854v1, whole genome shotgun sequence:
- the LOC105770852 gene encoding uncharacterized protein LOC105770852, protein MKEAKSVKLNSQQHQQHENGHFSPFKFAKLLDPEASWDKDQLGDVLHWIRQVVALFFGLLWGAIPVVGGIWIFIFLAISTGIIYGYYAMILKIDEEEFGGHAALLQEGLFASMTLFLLAWILVYSLAHF, encoded by the exons ATGAAAGAAGCGAAATCAGTTAAATTGAATTCACAGCAACATCAACAGCACGAAAACGGTCACTTCTCTCCGTTCAAATTCGCTAAGTTATTGGATCCAGAAGCTTCTTGGGACAAG GATCAATTAGGAGATGTATTGCATTGGATTCGACAAGTTGTAGCTCTTTTCTTTGGCTTGTTATGGGGAGCAATCCCAGTGGTTGGAGGCATTTGGATCTTCAT TTTTCTGGCCATATCCACTGGTATTATATATGGCTATTATGCAATGATACTGAAGATCGATGAAGAAGAATTCGGTGGTCATGCAGCCCTTCTCCAAGAAGGGCTTTTTGCTTCAATGACTCTCTTTCTG TTGGCGTGGATTCTCGTATACAGCTTGGCCCACTTTTGA
- the LOC105770851 gene encoding xyloglucan galactosyltransferase KATAMARI1 homolog, producing the protein MSSETLMEKPMSGKFRCRTQSWYIVLVSFLLWLTLYMCYLYSSSVTFRKRGHSFVANNHTGFLDSSQSFHVVVRDDETQDPSHVEDIDIVDNVVDDDETETDEDKTTEFSDVEEVNQVIDSMLSEDQNGTDTDSAKDNEDVTSNEEVKNMDEDDKPVVQSSAQDKRKEGRSTKQRKGTTANVSERQRDKKSEEDQERRKEDRVVKQKETANVLERQRGENVEDQAAKRKGAANFLERQRGENVEDQTAKRQENADVSERQREDNPEDQPVENMLPAVKSRTERPQRPRRRERNKPADSLNPVMEKRIEKVVAEPRRQNPVQAGLDSCSGRYIYIHNLPRKFNQDLLENCRSLSFWTDMCECASNLGLGARLSNDEKLYSNSGWFATNQFLLEVIFHNRMKQYKCLTKDPLVASAIYVPYYAGLDVGRYLWDPDGFMRDYDALNLVKWLASRPEWKRMWGRDHFLVAGRINWDFRRDPKNESDWGNELLNFDESRNMTMLVLESSPWNYNDFAIPYPTYFHPSRDDAVFQWQNKMRRLKRRFLFSFAGARRPGRHESIRNELIEQCLASRRRCRFLECDKTQKCHKPANVMRLFQNSIFCLQPPGDSYTRRSIFDSIIAGCIPVFFHPGSAYVQYIWHFPRDYNKYSVMIPESDVKTGKANIERILTRVSRDRRVAMKDEIIKMIPKVIYADPSSRLGEIEDAFDLTVKGILDRVETVRNQMNEGRIVNYDFEEEESWKYFAIGKLGPHEWDAYFSRKIGKHGP; encoded by the coding sequence ATGAGCAGTGAAACGTTAATGGAGAAACCGATGAGTGGAAAATTTCGATGCAGAACCCAGTCCTGGTACATTGTTTTGGTCTCTTTCCTTTTGTGGCTCACACTGTACATGTGCTATTTGTATTCTTCATCTGTAACATTTCGCAAGAGGGGGCATAGTTTCGTAGCCAACAACCATACGGGTTTTTTAGATTCATCCCAGTCCTTTCATGTTGTTGTTAGAGATGATGAAACTCAAGATCCTTCTCATGTAGAAGATATTGATATTGTAGATaatgttgttgatgatgatgaaacCGAAACTGATGAGGATAAAACTACTGAGTTTTCCGACGTCGAAGAAGTTAACCAGGTCATTGATTCCATGTTGTCTGAAGATCAGAACGGCACCGACACAGATTCTGCCAAAGATAACGAAGATGTAACAAGTAATGAAGAGGTTAAAAATATGGATGAAGATGATAAACCTGTTGTTCAATCTTCAGCGCAAGACAAAAGAAAGGAAGGTCGTTCGACCAAACAAAGAAAAGGGACTACTGCAAATGTTTCAGAACGACAAAGGGACAAGAAGTCTGAGGaggatcaagaaagaagaaaggaagaTCGTGTGGTAAAACAAAAAGAGACTGCAAATGTTTTAGAACGACAAAGGGGGGAGAACGTTGAAGATCAAGCAGCTAAACGGAAAGGGGCGGCAAATTTTTTGGAACGACAAAGGGGAGAGAATGTTGAAGATCAAACGGCAAAACGACAAGAGAATGCTGATGTTTCAGAACGACAAAGGGAAGACAATCCTGAGGATCAACCTGTTGAAAACATGTTACCGGCTGTTAAGAGCCGAACCGAAAGGCCTCAACGTCCCAGGAGAAGAGAAAGGAATAAACCTGCGGATTCATTGAATCCTGTCATGGAGAAAAGGATAGAGAAAGTTGTTGCGGAACCAAGAAGACAAAATCCGGTGCAAGCTGGATTGGATTCATGTTCAGGgcggtatatatatattcataaccTTCCCAGGAAATTTAACCAAGATTTACTCGAAAACTGCCGCTCGCTTAGTTTCTGGACGGATATGTGTGAATGTGCGTCGAATCTAGGCCTAGGTGCCCGTCTTTCTAATGATGAAAAGCTTTATTCAAACTCAGGTTGGTTTGCTACAAACCAGTTCTTACTAGAAGTCATTTTCCACAACAGGATGAAGCAGTACAAGTGCTTGACTAAAGATCCATTGGTTGCTTCAGCAATCTATGTTCCGTATTATGCCGGCCTCGATGTCGGTCGTTACCTTTGGGATCCTGATGGGTTCATGAGGGACTATGATGCACTTAATCTTGTCAAGTGGCTTGCATCTAGACCTGAATGGAAAAGAATGTGGGGGAGAGACCATTTCTTGGTTGCAGGAAGGATTAATTGGGATTTCAGGAGAGACCCGAAAAACGAGTCTGATTGGGGCAATGAGCTTCTGAATTTTGATGAATCGAGGAACATGACGATGTTGGTACTCGAGTCGAGTCCATGGAACTACAATGACTTTGCGATACCGTATCCAACATATTTCCATCCTTCAAGAGATGACGCTGTGTTTCAATGGCAGAACAAGATGAGAAGACTGAAACGACGATTCTTGTTCTCTTTCGCAGGTGCACGACGGCCTGGTCGCCACGAATCTATCCGCAATGAGCTCATCGAACAGTGTCTTGCTTCAAGAAGGAGATGCAGGTTCCTTGAATGTGATAAAACGCAGAAGTGCCACAAGCCAGCTAATGTGATGAGATTGTTTCAAAACTCCATCTTCTGTTTACAACCACCAGGAGATTCCTACACCAGGAGGTCaatatttgattcaattatagCTGGTTGTATCCCAGTTTTCTTCCATCCAGGTTCAGCTTATGTTCAATATATATGGCATTTCCCCAGGGATTACAATAAATACTCGGTGATGATCCCGGAAAGTGATGTTAAAACTGGGAAAGCCAACATTGAAAGAATATTAACAAGAGTTTCTAGAGACAGAAGAGTAGCTATGAAGgatgaaattataaagatgATCCCAAAGGTGATATATGCAGATCCATCATCAAGATTGGGGGAAATTGAAGATGCATTTGATCTAACAGTTAAGGGTATTCTTGACAGAGTTGAGACAGTGAGGAATCAAATGAATGAAGGGAGAATAGTGAATTATGACTTTGAGGAAGAAGAATCTTGGAAGTATTTTGCTATTGGGAAACTTGGGCCCCATGAATGGGATGCTTATTTCTCAAGAAAAATTGGGAAACATGGCCCTTGA
- the LOC105767419 gene encoding RHOMBOID-like protein 1: MGMDSRIEIKVTNPKKVDNVVHPVGQGHATSASSPPQPSASSPPTDGRGRQQQQVLEEGLRHSRGRGRQGRGLIDYMPFKNWVPWLIPGFVIANVVVFLISMFINNCPKNSSSCVGRFLGRFSFQPMKENPLLGPSADTLEKMGALDVIKVVHKHQAWRLISCIWLHAGVFHILANMLSLLFIGIRLEQEFGFVRIGLLYLFAGFGGSLMSALFIQAGISVGASGALFGLLGSMLSELITNWTIYANKLAALLTLIFIVVINLAVGLLPHVDNFAHIGGFISGFLLGFVFLIRPQFGYVSKKHIPTGYIVTSNKPKHKPYQYILWLVSMILLVLGFTFGLILLFRGVNLNDQCSWCHYMSCVPTKLWSCKSQQAYCESIEYQNQLNLTCISNGKSSIYNLSGESTSQVQQLCTKLCSR, translated from the exons ATGGGAATGGATTCTAGGATCGAAATCAAGGTGACGAATCCAAAGAAAGTAGACAATGTGGTGCATCCGGTGGGACAAGGGCATGCCACATCAGCATCATCACCACCACAGCCATCCGCATCGTCTCCGCCGACTGATGGGCGGGGGAGGCAGCAGCAGCAGGTGCTGGAGGAGGGTCTGAGGCACAGCCGCGGGCGAGGACGGCAAGGTCGAGGGTTGATTGATTATATGCCGTTCAAAAATTGGGTGCCTTGGCTGATCCCAGGCTTTGTAATAGCTAACGTAGTCGTTTTCCTAATCTCCATGTTTATTAACAACTGCCCCAAGAACTCGTCTTCTTGTGTGGGTCGGTTCTTGGGAAGGTTCTCTTTTCAGCCAATGAAAGAGAACCCTCTCCTTGGCCCTTCAGCTGATAC ATTAGAGAAAATGGGTGCCCTGGATGTAATCAAAGTTGTCCATAAACATCAGGCATGGCGTTTGATTTCTTGTATATGGTTGCATGCCGGTGTTTTCCACATACTTGCCAATATGTTGAGTCTCCTATTCATTGGAATTCGGCTCGAGCAAGAATTTGGATTTG TGAGAATCGGGTTACTTTATCTGTTTGCTGGTTTTGGTGGGAGTCTGATGTCAGCTCTTTTTATTCAAGCTGGCATATCTGTTGGTGCCTCTGGTGCACTTTTTGGTTTACTAGGTAGCATGCTTTCAGAACTCATCACAAACTGGACAATCTATGCAAATAAG TTGGCAGCGCTGTTGACTCtcatttttattgttgtaattaatCTAGCTGTGGGACTCCTCCCACACGTGGATAACTTTGCTCATATCGGGGGATTTATTTCCGGGTTTCTCCTTGGATTTGTGTTTCTAATCCGTCCCCAGTTTGGATACGTTAGCAAGAAACATATTCCTACAGGATACATTGTAACTTCTAATAAACCTAAACACAAGCCATACCAGTACATCCTCTGGCTTGTCTCTATGATACTATTGGTTCTCGG aTTCACTTTCGGCCTTATCCTGCTCTTTCGAGGGGTTAATTTGAATGATCAATGTTCTTGGTGTCATTATATGAGTTGTGTCCCGACCAAGTTATGGAGCTGCAAATCACAACAAGCGTATTGTGAG TCAATTGAATACCAGAATCAACTGAACTTAACATGCATAAGCAATGGTAAAAGCAGCATCTACAATTTATCAGGTGAAAGCACTTCGCAGGTTCAACAGCTATGTACTAAACTCTGTAGTAGATGA